A single window of Cytobacillus dafuensis DNA harbors:
- a CDS encoding Lrp/AsnC family transcriptional regulator: protein MDHIDYEILKRLQQNAKMPMKEIASHVHLSAPAVAERVKKLEEQNVIEGYQAKINLNKLERSIVALVLFKSTDCKNLAQFCYTHPDVLECYRVAGEISYIAKVATKSVETLEHFIDQAMPYGTPSTNIVLSAHEKNIL, encoded by the coding sequence ATGGACCACATTGATTATGAAATATTAAAACGGCTTCAGCAAAATGCAAAGATGCCGATGAAGGAAATCGCTTCTCATGTCCACTTATCGGCACCAGCTGTTGCAGAACGAGTGAAAAAGTTAGAGGAACAGAATGTGATCGAAGGCTATCAAGCTAAAATCAATTTGAATAAGCTTGAACGTTCAATCGTTGCGCTAGTCTTATTTAAATCGACGGATTGTAAAAATCTCGCTCAATTTTGTTACACACATCCAGATGTGCTCGAATGCTATCGAGTAGCTGGAGAAATTAGTTATATTGCTAAAGTAGCGACGAAATCAGTCGAAACATTAGAGCATTTTATTGATCAAGCGATGCCATATGGTACTCCATCAACGAATATTGTGTTATCTGCTCATGAAAAAAATATATTATAG
- a CDS encoding VOC family protein, which translates to MRHSHLYETHINTKDLSKAVEFYQTLGLELAHIIPDRKVAFFWLGDPSEKAQMLGIWEVPDHQFSRSHFALGVTYDELLSVPEFLSNLGIELSASFGLDTSEPIVHTWMPAASYYFADPDGNSLEYITVLDQNSNLELPIMHLSKWEEINTVKNVNNQEASHKVKD; encoded by the coding sequence GTGAGGCATTCACATTTATATGAAACACATATTAATACAAAAGATTTAAGTAAGGCAGTAGAATTTTATCAAACGTTAGGTTTGGAACTGGCACACATCATTCCTGATAGGAAAGTTGCATTTTTTTGGCTGGGAGATCCGTCTGAAAAAGCACAAATGCTAGGGATATGGGAAGTACCAGATCATCAATTTTCACGCTCTCACTTTGCTTTAGGCGTAACGTATGATGAATTACTTAGTGTACCTGAGTTTCTTTCTAACTTAGGAATTGAATTGTCTGCATCCTTTGGTTTAGATACGAGTGAACCGATCGTACATACTTGGATGCCTGCAGCAAGTTATTATTTTGCAGACCCTGATGGCAATTCTTTAGAATACATTACTGTTCTAGATCAAAACTCTAATTTAGAATTACCAATCATGCACTTAAGCAAATGGGAAGAAATCAATACAGTAAAAAATGTTAATAACCAGGAAGCATCACATAAAGTTAAGGATTGA
- a CDS encoding MMPL family transporter — MRTLARFVTGAYKYILITWVVLTVVMAFFAIRLPSMLQGDGFRMDGGHEEVMEIAANTFDMPVETMFLVFDQVSDEKIKATLKKIEEMGVTSQIVSPLEDPSLYKEHLSYAMLQFDDEDADMSEIVTKIRDAIGDEKGIVLTGASAISKDINTASQRDLMIAEAIGLPIAIIVLLFAFGTVMASCIPLIIGLSTIIVSFGTLTILGGQVDLSIFVLNIIPMLGLALSIDFALLFISRYREERKKSTSLEAVSTTIRTAGRSVIFSAFCVFIGLGAMLFIEVDIFQNIAIGGMIVVTMAVFSSITLLPAILIVLGDRIDKWQVLKIKQNGTNRWRVFANGVIKRPVTITILALILLSIALIPARNMNLTIPQIDSLPESYDSRQAYEILEDEFGLGEKSSVYVVATREEGWQDLEGLEQIQKLEDDFLNDSLVDQVTTIFSLSGIKSPMEWEQAWAAPEMKATLEPVWDSFVKDDKLFIPVTLKASGASNEAQDWVRHLSEKDTSFDLLVGGQPKFNQEIFDEIANKIGLVLTVIIVSTFLILMLAFRSILIPIKAILMNIVGLSATFGILVYIFQYGHFGLEAGTIALIIPVIVFSLVFGLSMDYEVFLISRMQEEYANSFDNDRATVEGLATTSKIITSAALIMIVLTGAFAFTDVMPVKQIGVGIAIAVAIDATIIRLLLVPSLMKLFGKWNWWLPFRKGEYKAGNWH, encoded by the coding sequence ATGCGCACTCTAGCACGGTTTGTAACGGGAGCTTATAAATATATTTTGATCACTTGGGTTGTGCTCACAGTAGTGATGGCGTTTTTCGCTATCCGCCTTCCTTCGATGCTTCAAGGCGATGGGTTTCGGATGGATGGGGGGCATGAAGAAGTAATGGAAATCGCTGCAAATACATTTGATATGCCTGTAGAGACAATGTTTCTTGTTTTTGATCAAGTGAGTGATGAAAAAATAAAGGCGACACTTAAAAAAATTGAGGAAATGGGTGTTACATCTCAAATTGTTTCGCCATTGGAAGATCCTTCATTATATAAAGAGCATCTTTCTTATGCGATGCTTCAATTCGATGATGAAGATGCAGATATGTCCGAAATTGTAACAAAAATACGTGACGCAATCGGAGATGAAAAAGGGATTGTTTTAACTGGAGCATCTGCGATTTCAAAAGATATTAATACGGCTAGTCAACGAGATCTGATGATTGCTGAAGCGATTGGTCTTCCGATTGCCATTATTGTTCTCTTATTTGCATTTGGAACCGTTATGGCTTCATGCATCCCATTAATTATTGGTTTAAGTACGATTATTGTCTCGTTCGGGACATTAACGATTTTAGGTGGTCAAGTCGATCTTTCTATTTTTGTCCTTAATATTATTCCAATGCTCGGTCTTGCATTAAGCATTGATTTTGCTTTGCTGTTTATTAGTCGATATCGAGAAGAACGGAAAAAGTCCACTTCGCTTGAAGCGGTCTCCACCACGATTCGAACGGCAGGACGTTCGGTTATCTTTTCTGCCTTTTGTGTGTTTATTGGACTTGGAGCAATGTTATTCATTGAAGTAGATATATTCCAAAATATCGCGATTGGCGGAATGATTGTTGTCACGATGGCGGTATTTAGTTCGATAACGCTTTTGCCTGCAATATTAATTGTGTTAGGTGATCGAATTGATAAATGGCAAGTACTGAAAATAAAGCAAAATGGTACGAATCGTTGGCGCGTTTTCGCAAATGGTGTAATCAAGCGTCCTGTTACGATAACAATATTGGCGCTCATTCTATTAAGTATTGCTCTTATCCCTGCTCGGAACATGAATTTAACCATTCCGCAAATCGATTCTTTACCTGAATCATATGACTCACGCCAAGCATATGAAATACTTGAGGATGAATTTGGACTTGGAGAGAAATCCTCTGTATATGTCGTAGCGACGCGTGAGGAAGGTTGGCAAGATTTAGAGGGCTTAGAACAAATACAGAAATTAGAAGATGATTTTCTGAATGATTCACTTGTCGATCAGGTGACAACCATCTTTTCTTTAAGCGGGATCAAATCGCCTATGGAATGGGAGCAAGCATGGGCAGCACCGGAAATGAAAGCGACTCTTGAACCAGTATGGGATTCCTTCGTAAAAGATGATAAGCTGTTCATTCCTGTAACGCTAAAAGCATCGGGAGCTTCAAATGAAGCACAAGATTGGGTACGTCATCTATCAGAGAAGGACACCTCTTTCGACCTTTTGGTCGGGGGTCAGCCAAAATTTAATCAGGAAATATTCGATGAGATCGCTAATAAAATTGGGCTTGTTCTTACTGTCATTATTGTTTCGACCTTTTTAATCTTGATGCTTGCCTTCCGGTCGATTTTAATTCCGATTAAAGCGATATTGATGAACATTGTTGGACTTTCTGCGACGTTTGGCATTCTCGTCTATATATTCCAATACGGCCATTTTGGCTTGGAGGCTGGGACAATTGCCCTTATCATTCCTGTCATTGTCTTTAGTCTTGTGTTTGGTTTAAGCATGGACTATGAGGTATTCCTTATTTCGAGAATGCAGGAGGAGTATGCGAATTCATTTGACAATGACCGTGCAACCGTTGAGGGGTTAGCGACGACGAGTAAAATAATTACATCAGCCGCTCTTATCATGATTGTTTTAACAGGGGCCTTTGCCTTTACGGATGTCATGCCGGTAAAACAGATCGGGGTTGGAATTGCAATTGCAGTTGCCATTGATGCGACCATTATTCGACTTTTACTCGTCCCTAGCTTAATGAAGCTATTTGGAAAGTGGAATTGGTGGCTGCCATTTAGAAAGGGAGAATATAAAGCAGGAAACTGGCATTAA
- a CDS encoding DJ-1/PfpI family protein, with translation MTKILLLLANGFEAVEASVFTDVLGWNKCEGDGSTEVITAGLHPRLQCTWNFQVAPEKLLDEIELEEFDALAIPGGFEEAHFYDDAFSEPFQRVIQHFDYHKKPIASICVASLMVAHSGVLQNRKATTYNHPTSKRLAQLKQYGVQVVNQRIVRDENIITSSNPGTAFDVAFMLLEMLTSKENTEKVKDLMGF, from the coding sequence ATGACAAAGATTTTATTACTGCTAGCAAATGGGTTTGAAGCTGTAGAAGCGAGTGTCTTTACAGACGTATTAGGGTGGAACAAATGTGAAGGCGATGGTTCTACGGAGGTCATTACAGCGGGGTTACATCCTCGACTACAATGTACGTGGAACTTTCAAGTAGCTCCTGAAAAGCTTTTGGATGAGATCGAATTAGAAGAGTTTGATGCACTAGCCATTCCCGGAGGGTTTGAAGAAGCTCACTTTTATGATGATGCATTTAGTGAGCCATTTCAGAGAGTGATCCAGCATTTCGATTATCATAAAAAACCGATTGCTTCGATCTGTGTGGCATCCTTAATGGTTGCACATAGTGGTGTTTTACAAAATCGAAAGGCAACCACTTATAATCATCCAACTAGCAAGCGATTAGCACAATTAAAACAATACGGAGTGCAAGTTGTGAATCAACGGATTGTCCGTGACGAAAATATTATTACATCTTCCAATCCCGGTACAGCTTTTGATGTGGCATTTATGCTGCTCGAAATGTTAACGTCCAAGGAAAATACAGAGAAAGTTAAGGATTTAATGGGATTTTAG